A part of Kitasatospora acidiphila genomic DNA contains:
- a CDS encoding MFS transporter, which yields MPTHTPPTDRIPQTTDAPSGTDPWSPRLWGALIVLCAALFLDALDVSMVGVALPSIGADLKLSTSTLQWVVSGYVLGYGGLLLLGGRAADLLGRRRVFLIALAVFAGASLLGGVLDDGGLLIGARFLKGASAAFTAPAALSIITTTFPEGPARNKALSIFTTCGASGYSLGLVLSGLLTSLNWRCTFLMPVPVAVIALVFALRVLPKHAHERGDGGYDVLGAITGTAALLLLVFTVTEAQSVGWATARTIGSLVAVAVLLTAFLVIEQRTAHPLVRLGIFRNGAVARANSTAFLLMGSYAGFQFIIALYLQRTLHWSALQMGFGLLPAGALVALSATKMGAIVDRYGTGRLLPLGSLAMLIGYALFLRLGPHGTFLGLVLPTMLLLGIGFALFYPSVNIAATNGVADEEQGLASGLVNTAIQVGNALVLAVTTAVLTAGSHGGTSAHDQLNGYRPALVLVTVVALAGLLITAVGALLDRRRAGVHHPVPDYDYRRADSGAALKERV from the coding sequence ATGCCGACTCACACCCCACCAACCGACCGGATACCGCAGACAACTGACGCACCGTCCGGAACCGACCCCTGGAGCCCACGCCTCTGGGGCGCCCTGATCGTGCTCTGTGCCGCGCTCTTCCTGGACGCCTTGGACGTCTCCATGGTCGGCGTCGCTCTGCCGTCCATCGGCGCCGACCTGAAGCTGTCGACGTCGACCCTGCAGTGGGTGGTCTCCGGCTATGTGCTCGGCTACGGCGGGCTGCTGCTGCTCGGCGGCCGGGCCGCCGACCTGCTGGGCCGGCGCCGGGTGTTCCTGATCGCGCTCGCCGTCTTCGCCGGCGCCTCGCTGCTCGGCGGTGTGCTGGACGACGGCGGCCTGCTGATCGGCGCCCGCTTCCTCAAGGGCGCCAGCGCCGCATTCACCGCCCCGGCCGCGCTCTCCATCATCACCACCACGTTCCCCGAGGGCCCGGCCCGCAACAAGGCACTGTCGATCTTCACCACCTGCGGCGCCAGCGGCTACTCGCTGGGCCTGGTGCTCAGCGGCCTGCTCACCTCGCTGAACTGGCGCTGCACGTTCCTGATGCCGGTCCCGGTGGCCGTGATCGCCCTGGTCTTCGCGCTGCGGGTGCTGCCCAAGCACGCCCATGAGCGCGGCGACGGCGGCTATGACGTGCTCGGCGCGATCACCGGCACCGCGGCACTGCTGCTGCTGGTATTCACCGTCACCGAGGCGCAGAGCGTGGGCTGGGCGACGGCCCGGACCATCGGTTCGCTGGTCGCGGTCGCGGTGCTGCTGACCGCCTTCCTGGTGATCGAGCAGCGCACCGCGCACCCGCTGGTCCGGCTCGGCATCTTCCGCAACGGCGCCGTGGCCCGGGCCAACTCGACCGCGTTCCTGCTGATGGGGTCGTACGCCGGCTTCCAGTTCATCATCGCCCTCTACCTGCAGCGGACGCTGCACTGGTCGGCGCTGCAGATGGGCTTCGGGCTGCTGCCGGCCGGCGCGCTGGTCGCCCTCTCGGCCACCAAGATGGGCGCGATCGTGGACCGCTACGGCACCGGCCGGCTGCTCCCGCTGGGCAGCCTGGCGATGCTCATCGGCTACGCGCTGTTCCTGCGGCTCGGCCCGCACGGCACCTTCCTGGGCCTGGTGCTGCCGACCATGCTGCTGCTCGGCATCGGCTTCGCGCTCTTCTACCCCTCGGTCAACATCGCCGCCACCAACGGCGTGGCCGACGAGGAGCAGGGCCTGGCCTCCGGGCTGGTGAACACCGCGATCCAGGTGGGCAACGCCCTGGTGCTGGCGGTGACCACCGCCGTGCTCACCGCCGGCAGCCACGGCGGCACCAGCGCGCATGACCAACTCAACGGCTACCGACCGGCGTTGGTGCTGGTCACGGTGGTGGCGCTGGCCGGCCTGCTGATCACCGCGGTCGGTGCGCTGCTGGACCGCCGACGGGCCGGGGTGCACCATCCGGTGCCGGACTACGATTACCGGCGGGCCGACTCCGGGGCGGCCCTCAAGGAGCGGGTCTGA
- a CDS encoding DUF5134 domain-containing protein: MHGPAVLSWLLALLTTATGVLCLLRLRGRGGHGACSSDAAEAAMGLGTAAMITLGDRLPASLWVALFGLLGAGALTAALGRRADGQRAHQLHHAVGAAAMVYMALAMRAPERHPGMVMSMGLPPLTGLLLLYFGGYALWSGSRLLTADGVATGGGPAPQACRLAMGIGMFAMLLAL, from the coding sequence ATGCACGGACCGGCCGTCCTGAGCTGGCTGCTGGCGCTGCTCACCACCGCCACCGGCGTGCTGTGCCTGCTGCGGCTGCGCGGCCGCGGTGGGCACGGGGCGTGCTCCTCGGACGCGGCGGAGGCCGCGATGGGCCTGGGCACCGCCGCGATGATCACGCTCGGCGACCGGCTGCCGGCCTCACTCTGGGTGGCGCTCTTCGGGTTGCTGGGCGCCGGCGCGCTGACCGCCGCGCTCGGCCGCCGGGCCGACGGGCAGCGGGCGCACCAGCTGCACCATGCGGTCGGCGCGGCGGCGATGGTCTACATGGCCCTGGCGATGCGGGCCCCCGAGCGGCATCCGGGCATGGTGATGTCCATGGGGCTGCCGCCGCTGACCGGCCTGCTGCTCCTCTACTTCGGCGGCTACGCACTCTGGTCCGGCAGCCGGCTGCTGACGGCGGACGGGGTGGCCACCGGCGGCGGACCGGCCCCGCAGGCCTGCCGACTCGCCATGGGCATCGGCATGTTCGCGATGCTGCTGGCGCTCTGA
- a CDS encoding ATP-binding protein — translation MQLHAPCDSPAGFVVDPMHPVEAMAKRPSESEVTGMTPPGPAVSAPLWEELFMGTGTALAIDPDVVTCTLPPRYDAVKTARDFTRTSLQRWGLGDMFDDVALVASELVTNALRHAIGQPTAADLPGRQPFPIQPGPVDGRLPIRISLVHRGDQLVCAVSDPSCQGPVTREADFVAESGRGLHLVDSFSRSWGWHPLASGTGKVVWAVFQAEGHRLRCPPRQLTPRRSDVTAAQPDGPIRPTERRAVARRFAFPGPTRGSSLRLPERAAEPRGRTAQPTRGSNRQGAPRTCETPPQTPLCRGGAQSDRQARQAA, via the coding sequence GTGCAGTTGCACGCCCCCTGTGACAGTCCCGCGGGCTTCGTCGTCGACCCCATGCATCCGGTCGAGGCGATGGCGAAGCGGCCGAGCGAGTCGGAGGTGACCGGCATGACCCCGCCGGGTCCAGCCGTGTCCGCCCCCTTATGGGAGGAGCTCTTCATGGGCACCGGTACGGCGCTTGCCATCGACCCTGACGTGGTCACCTGCACGCTCCCCCCTCGCTATGACGCGGTGAAGACCGCCCGCGACTTCACCAGAACCTCCCTGCAGCGCTGGGGCCTTGGCGACATGTTCGACGATGTCGCCCTGGTCGCCTCGGAGTTGGTCACCAACGCGCTGCGGCACGCGATCGGCCAGCCGACCGCGGCGGACCTGCCGGGCCGGCAGCCGTTCCCGATCCAGCCGGGCCCGGTCGACGGCCGGCTGCCGATCCGGATCAGCCTGGTCCACCGGGGGGACCAACTGGTCTGCGCCGTCAGCGATCCGAGCTGCCAGGGGCCGGTCACCCGGGAGGCCGACTTCGTGGCCGAGTCGGGCCGGGGGCTGCACCTGGTCGATTCGTTCAGCCGCTCCTGGGGCTGGCACCCGCTGGCCTCCGGGACCGGCAAGGTGGTCTGGGCCGTTTTCCAGGCCGAGGGGCACCGACTTCGCTGTCCTCCGCGGCAGTTGACGCCGCGTCGATCGGACGTCACCGCCGCTCAGCCTGACGGGCCCATCCGCCCGACCGAACGCCGCGCCGTCGCGCGGCGTTTCGCGTTCCCGGGGCCGACCCGCGGGTCCAGCCTGCGGTTGCCGGAGCGAGCAGCCGAACCGCGCGGCCGAACTGCGCAGCCAACCCGGGGGTCCAACCGACAAGGGGCGCCGAGGACATGCGAAACGCCGCCGCAGACTCCCCTGTGCCGCGGCGGCGCCCAGTCCGATCGGCAGGCCCGGCAAGCGGCCTGA
- a CDS encoding LacI family DNA-binding transcriptional regulator: protein MVAIGSGLVTTARLSDIAAQAGVSEATVSRVLNGKAGVSATTRQTVLAALDVLGYERPTRLRQRSAGLIGLITPELSNPIFPALAQVIEQVLSRHGYTPVLCTQTPGGSTEDELVEMLVDRQVAGIVFVSGLHADTTADHDRYAKLTGRQVPFVLINGYSEKIAAPFISPDDRAAMWMAVQHLAELGHERIGLAVGQRRFVPVQRKIEGFTAAMRSVLGVAAEEAEQLVHSTLFSVEGGHAAAGALLDQGCTAIVCGSDMMALGAIRAVRQRGLSVPGDVSVVGFDDSPLIAFTEPPLTTIRQPVEAMATAAVDALLEEVGGQSTQRTEFMFQPELVMRGSTGARPR, encoded by the coding sequence ATGGTTGCAATAGGCTCTGGGCTCGTGACTACGGCGCGACTCTCGGACATCGCGGCGCAGGCTGGGGTCAGTGAGGCCACCGTCAGCCGCGTCCTCAACGGCAAGGCGGGTGTCTCCGCGACCACCCGCCAGACCGTGCTGGCGGCTCTCGACGTGCTCGGCTACGAGCGGCCGACCCGGCTGCGCCAGCGCAGCGCCGGGCTGATCGGGCTGATCACCCCGGAGCTGAGCAACCCGATCTTCCCGGCACTGGCCCAGGTGATCGAGCAGGTGCTCAGCCGGCACGGCTACACCCCGGTGCTCTGCACCCAGACCCCCGGCGGGTCCACCGAGGACGAACTGGTCGAGATGCTGGTGGACCGCCAGGTCGCGGGCATCGTCTTCGTCTCCGGGCTGCACGCCGACACCACCGCCGACCACGACCGGTACGCCAAACTGACGGGCCGCCAGGTGCCGTTCGTGCTGATCAACGGCTACAGCGAGAAGATCGCCGCGCCGTTCATCTCGCCGGACGACCGGGCCGCGATGTGGATGGCGGTGCAGCACCTGGCCGAGCTCGGGCACGAGCGGATCGGCCTGGCGGTCGGGCAGCGCCGCTTCGTGCCGGTGCAGCGCAAGATCGAGGGCTTCACCGCCGCGATGCGGTCGGTGCTCGGGGTCGCCGCCGAGGAGGCCGAGCAGCTGGTGCACTCCACCCTGTTCAGCGTGGAGGGCGGGCACGCGGCCGCCGGCGCGCTGCTCGACCAGGGCTGCACCGCGATCGTCTGCGGCAGCGACATGATGGCGCTGGGCGCGATCCGGGCGGTGCGCCAGCGCGGGCTGAGCGTGCCGGGAGACGTCTCGGTGGTCGGCTTCGACGACTCGCCGCTGATCGCCTTCACCGAGCCGCCGCTCACCACCATCCGCCAGCCGGTGGAGGCGATGGCCACCGCCGCGGTGGACGCGCTCCTCGAGGAGGTCGGCGGCCAGTCCACCCAGCGGACCGAGTTCATGTTCCAGCCGGAGCTGGTGATGCGCGGCTCCACCGGAGCCCGGCCGCGATAA
- a CDS encoding DUF397 domain-containing protein, which yields MHHTYNGMPAADLEGVVWQKSRHSNSKGNCVELAALDGGAVAMRNSRFPDGPALIYTRDEIEALLLGVKDGEFDHLVA from the coding sequence ATGCACCACACGTACAACGGCATGCCCGCGGCAGACCTCGAAGGCGTGGTCTGGCAGAAGAGTCGCCACAGCAACTCCAAGGGCAACTGCGTGGAGCTGGCGGCCCTCGATGGTGGCGCCGTCGCCATGCGCAACTCGCGCTTCCCGGACGGCCCGGCCCTCATCTACACCCGGGACGAGATCGAGGCGCTGCTGCTGGGTGTCAAGGACGGGGAGTTCGACCACCTGGTCGCCTGA
- a CDS encoding DUF6421 family protein has protein sequence MQNLSSKPTAATDLPAAALAEHPAWLRLKDAVETLRPLQSKDGSIDLNTVQRSTVDPLLDTVLGAIQELAPLFPHDAAYLEAVQVDLRKWAGTGYREPDFLDSLLAFQPAAERVDGLPHLVVFPMYTQNGNPDRNLEAVLLSVVWPDWLAELERTRFDNPMFVPITFTDFTAGYDTNSAVLFPETVAVRKAPERFTWGGIFCDREAARFRAVSESAVRLLGLEIPEDAAELISDQERSQQTFVLWDLVHDRTHSHGDLPFDPFMIKQRSPFWMYGLEELRCDLTAFKEAVRLEAEGYPQGRDVQYAIIFDRMFRFPVTGGRVRNYDGMGGQLLFAYLHQHDALRWRDNKLSIDWDRAAEVTNALCGEIEALYRAGIDRPKTAHWIAAYQLVSKYLTPHPASTWAKGPEALPLDSDAKTLNKALCDAVHPDEFPLSMFYEALAKKLRGVIAATTGITGNGPKEIAA, from the coding sequence ATGCAGAATCTTTCGTCGAAGCCCACCGCGGCGACCGACCTTCCGGCGGCGGCCCTGGCCGAGCACCCCGCCTGGTTGCGCCTCAAGGACGCCGTCGAGACGCTGCGCCCGCTGCAGTCGAAGGACGGCTCGATCGACCTGAACACCGTCCAGCGCTCCACCGTGGACCCGCTGCTGGACACCGTGCTCGGCGCGATCCAGGAGCTCGCCCCCCTCTTCCCGCACGACGCCGCGTACCTGGAGGCCGTCCAGGTCGACCTGCGCAAGTGGGCCGGCACCGGCTACCGGGAGCCCGACTTCCTCGATTCCCTGCTGGCCTTCCAGCCCGCCGCCGAGCGCGTCGACGGCCTGCCGCACCTGGTCGTCTTCCCGATGTACACCCAGAACGGCAACCCGGACCGCAACCTGGAGGCCGTGCTGCTCAGCGTGGTCTGGCCGGACTGGCTGGCGGAGCTGGAGCGCACCCGCTTCGACAACCCGATGTTCGTGCCGATCACCTTCACCGACTTCACCGCCGGCTACGACACCAACTCGGCCGTCCTCTTCCCGGAGACCGTGGCCGTCCGCAAGGCCCCCGAGCGCTTCACCTGGGGCGGCATCTTCTGCGACCGCGAGGCCGCCCGGTTCCGCGCCGTCTCCGAGTCCGCCGTGCGGCTGCTCGGCCTGGAGATCCCCGAGGACGCCGCCGAGCTGATCTCGGACCAGGAGCGCTCCCAGCAGACCTTCGTGCTCTGGGACCTGGTCCACGACCGCACCCACAGCCACGGCGACCTGCCGTTCGACCCCTTCATGATCAAGCAGCGCAGCCCGTTCTGGATGTACGGCCTGGAGGAGCTGCGCTGCGACCTGACCGCCTTCAAGGAGGCCGTCCGACTGGAGGCCGAGGGCTACCCCCAGGGCCGCGACGTGCAGTACGCGATCATCTTCGACCGGATGTTCCGCTTCCCGGTCACCGGCGGCCGGGTGCGCAACTACGACGGCATGGGCGGCCAGCTGCTCTTCGCCTACCTGCACCAGCACGACGCGCTGCGCTGGCGCGACAACAAGCTGAGCATCGACTGGGACCGCGCCGCCGAGGTCACCAACGCGCTCTGCGGTGAGATCGAGGCGCTCTACCGGGCCGGCATCGACCGCCCCAAGACCGCCCACTGGATCGCCGCCTACCAGCTGGTCTCCAAGTACCTCACCCCGCACCCCGCCTCCACCTGGGCCAAGGGCCCCGAGGCGCTGCCGCTGGACAGCGACGCCAAGACGCTCAACAAGGCGCTCTGCGACGCCGTCCACCCGGACGAGTTCCCGCTCAGCATGTTCTACGAGGCCCTCGCCAAGAAGCTCCGCGGGGTCATCGCCGCCACCACCGGCATCACCGGCAACGGTCCTAAGGAGATCGCCGCATGA
- a CDS encoding glycoside hydrolase family 13 protein, producing the protein MTQASTTRSAADTSRPVLATAGTPAAGEPRGWWRDAVIYQVYPRSFADANGDGMGDLPGIRSRLPHLRDLGVDAVWLSPFYASPQADAGYDVADYRAVDPMFGTLLDADALIRDAHALGLRIIVDLVPNHSSDRHEWFQRALREGPGSPLRDRYHFRPGRGTDGELPPNDWESIFGGPAWTRTENPDGTPGQWYLHLFAPEQPDFNWDSPAVADEFRSILRFWLDMGVDGFRVDVAHGLVKAPGLPDLGTHDQLKLLGNDVMPFFDQDGVHEIYRAWRKILDEYPGERILVAEAWTPTVERTANYVRPDEMHQAFNFQYLSTYWDAAGLREVIDASLDAMRPVGAPTTWVLSNHDVTRHATRFGNPPGGTQLRTPGDRELGLRRARAATLLMLALPGSAYLYQGEELGLPDVTDLPDEVRQDPSFFRASGQDGFRDGCRVPIPWSGDAAPYGFGPVAQGPSWLPQPAEWAALSVEAQTGDPSSTLELYRSALAIRRQRPELGAGDRVQWLDAPAGVLMFRRGDFVCTVNTTGQPVELMVPGTLLLSSVEDRQPGVLPADSTSWWAV; encoded by the coding sequence ATGACCCAGGCTTCCACGACCCGAAGCGCGGCCGACACCTCCCGGCCCGTCCTCGCCACCGCCGGCACCCCGGCAGCCGGCGAGCCCAGAGGCTGGTGGCGGGACGCGGTCATCTACCAGGTGTATCCGCGCAGTTTCGCCGACGCCAACGGCGACGGCATGGGCGACCTGCCCGGCATCCGCAGCCGTCTGCCGCACCTGCGCGACCTCGGAGTGGACGCGGTCTGGCTCTCCCCGTTCTACGCCTCGCCGCAGGCCGACGCCGGCTACGACGTGGCCGACTACCGCGCGGTGGACCCGATGTTCGGCACCCTGCTGGACGCGGACGCGCTGATCCGCGACGCCCACGCGCTGGGCCTGCGGATCATCGTGGACCTGGTCCCCAACCACTCCTCCGACCGGCACGAGTGGTTCCAGCGCGCGTTGCGCGAGGGCCCCGGCTCCCCGCTGCGGGACCGCTACCACTTCCGCCCCGGCCGCGGCACCGACGGCGAACTGCCGCCCAACGACTGGGAGTCCATATTCGGCGGCCCGGCCTGGACCCGCACCGAGAACCCGGACGGCACCCCGGGTCAGTGGTACCTGCACCTGTTCGCCCCCGAGCAGCCCGACTTCAACTGGGACAGCCCCGCGGTCGCCGACGAGTTCCGCTCGATCCTGCGGTTCTGGCTGGACATGGGCGTCGACGGCTTCCGGGTCGACGTCGCGCACGGCCTGGTCAAGGCCCCCGGCCTGCCCGACCTCGGCACCCACGACCAGCTCAAGCTGCTCGGCAACGACGTGATGCCGTTCTTCGACCAGGACGGCGTGCACGAGATCTACCGCGCCTGGCGGAAGATCCTCGACGAGTACCCGGGCGAGCGGATCCTGGTCGCCGAGGCCTGGACCCCCACCGTCGAGCGCACCGCCAACTACGTGCGCCCCGACGAGATGCACCAGGCCTTCAACTTCCAGTACCTGTCGACCTACTGGGACGCGGCCGGGCTGCGCGAGGTGATCGACGCCTCGCTGGACGCGATGCGCCCGGTCGGCGCGCCCACCACCTGGGTGCTCTCCAACCACGACGTCACCCGGCACGCCACCCGGTTCGGCAACCCGCCCGGCGGCACCCAGCTGCGCACCCCCGGCGACCGCGAACTGGGCCTGCGCCGGGCCCGCGCCGCCACCCTGCTGATGCTGGCGCTGCCCGGCTCCGCCTACCTCTACCAGGGTGAGGAGCTCGGCCTGCCGGACGTCACCGACCTGCCCGACGAGGTCCGCCAGGACCCCTCCTTCTTCCGCGCCAGCGGCCAGGACGGGTTCCGCGACGGCTGCCGGGTGCCGATCCCGTGGTCCGGTGACGCGGCGCCCTACGGCTTCGGGCCGGTGGCCCAGGGCCCGAGCTGGCTGCCGCAGCCCGCCGAGTGGGCCGCGTTGAGCGTCGAGGCGCAGACCGGCGACCCGAGCTCCACCCTGGAGCTCTACCGCAGCGCGCTGGCGATCCGCCGGCAGCGGCCGGAGCTGGGTGCGGGCGACCGGGTCCAGTGGCTGGACGCCCCGGCCGGGGTGCTGATGTTCCGTCGGGGCGACTTCGTCTGCACCGTCAACACCACAGGCCAGCCAGTGGAGTTGATGGTCCCGGGGACGCTGCTGCTGAGCTCCGTCGAGGACCGGCAGCCGGGTGTGCTGCCCGCGGACAGCACCAGCTGGTGGGCGGTGTGA
- a CDS encoding transglycosylase family protein, producing the protein MLPTTGTNRPRNAKRAIAATGLLGLGLALPCITATTASAAPVSVWDKVAACESTNNWSINTGNGFYGGLQFTSSTWAAYGGTQYAPQANLATKDQQIAVAEKVLADQGPGAWPVCSIQAGLTAGGAPAQVDTGAGSTSSTPAPTPAAPAAPAAPAQQQAPAPKAAPAQHADRETYTVVPGDWLSTIAQKHNVDGGWQKLYDLNKSVLTQGPNWIYPGEKLDLGTVAVATPAAPAKNADDSSDAATPAPASLPARTTSLQSSSTSTQSATGAFAAAVSFAESKVGQAYVWGGSSNGGWDCSGLTQAAMAQAGVSIPRIAADQAAASTRVSLASLQPGDLLFWSSNGSDSGVYHVGLYVGGGKFVEAANPSAGVKYETISNYTPDFAGRV; encoded by the coding sequence ATGCTGCCCACGACTGGCACGAACCGTCCCCGCAACGCCAAGCGCGCGATTGCCGCCACCGGCCTGCTCGGCCTGGGCCTGGCCCTGCCGTGCATCACCGCCACCACCGCCTCCGCCGCGCCGGTCTCGGTGTGGGACAAGGTCGCCGCCTGCGAGAGCACCAACAACTGGAGCATCAACACCGGCAACGGCTTCTACGGCGGCCTGCAGTTCACCTCCTCCACCTGGGCGGCCTACGGCGGCACCCAGTACGCCCCGCAGGCCAACCTGGCCACCAAGGACCAGCAGATCGCCGTCGCCGAGAAGGTGCTCGCCGACCAGGGCCCCGGCGCCTGGCCGGTCTGCTCCATCCAGGCGGGCCTGACCGCCGGCGGCGCCCCGGCGCAGGTCGACACCGGCGCCGGCAGCACCAGCAGCACCCCGGCGCCGACCCCCGCCGCCCCGGCTGCCCCCGCCGCCCCGGCGCAGCAGCAGGCTCCGGCGCCGAAGGCCGCCCCGGCGCAGCACGCCGACCGCGAGACCTACACCGTGGTGCCCGGCGACTGGCTGTCCACCATCGCCCAGAAGCACAACGTGGACGGCGGCTGGCAGAAGCTCTACGACCTCAACAAGTCGGTGCTGACCCAGGGCCCGAACTGGATCTACCCGGGCGAGAAGCTCGACCTCGGCACGGTCGCCGTGGCCACCCCCGCGGCGCCCGCCAAGAACGCTGACGACTCCTCGGACGCCGCCACCCCGGCCCCGGCCTCGCTCCCGGCCCGCACCACCAGCCTGCAGAGCAGCTCCACCAGCACCCAGAGCGCCACCGGTGCCTTCGCCGCCGCGGTCAGCTTCGCGGAGTCCAAGGTCGGCCAGGCCTACGTCTGGGGCGGCAGCAGCAACGGCGGTTGGGACTGCTCCGGCCTGACCCAGGCCGCGATGGCCCAGGCCGGCGTCTCCATCCCGCGCATCGCCGCCGACCAGGCCGCCGCCTCCACCCGGGTGTCGCTGGCCAGCCTGCAGCCGGGCGACCTGCTCTTCTGGTCCAGCAACGGCAGCGACTCCGGCGTCTACCACGTGGGCCTGTACGTGGGCGGCGGCAAGTTCGTGGAGGCCGCCAACCCGAGCGCCGGCGTGAAGTACGAGACCATCTCGAACTACACCCCGGACTTCGCCGGCCGGGTCTGA
- a CDS encoding TetR/AcrR family transcriptional regulator — MAPRGESVNEEMRLRSRRRLMRATVELVDQRGYAATTLADIAERAGLARGLVSYYFDGKRLLMQSATHRLMHLELAAALAELPPDASPPQRLAAAIDQILHTALDHPG; from the coding sequence ATGGCACCTCGCGGGGAATCGGTCAACGAGGAGATGCGACTGCGCTCCCGGCGCCGGCTGATGCGCGCCACGGTGGAACTGGTGGACCAGCGCGGATACGCCGCCACCACACTTGCCGACATCGCCGAACGCGCCGGGCTCGCCCGCGGACTGGTCTCCTACTACTTCGACGGCAAACGACTGCTGATGCAGTCCGCCACCCACCGGCTGATGCACCTGGAGCTGGCCGCCGCACTCGCCGAACTGCCGCCGGACGCCTCACCACCGCAGCGGCTGGCCGCGGCGATCGACCAGATCCTGCACACCGCACTGGACCACCCCGGGTGA
- a CDS encoding M56 family metallopeptidase: protein MTALLGLLLLGFVLATGGPLLLARARWVDREPVLALLVWQCLVVAVLLCCALGLLLSVAAALPAVRTMVFTGAPPGVEAAYELVDTEGWGRLCAALLALGGVWTAVSLVREIRAARALRESRHRELAHRAPELPAGIGLPPARRERLVVLENGRPDAWSLPGPQSRLVVTTGALRRLTDRELEAVLSHERGHVRARHHWLSQGAQALAAGFPRVAVFTAFRDQVGELVELAADDLAARRHGRMTTAHAMVEINAGRGVFEGCSGAHGPGQLAQAPRRVDRLLAGEPRLPVGTRLRLTLLALAAPATVLLLAAAPGLGALR, encoded by the coding sequence ATGACGGCCCTGCTCGGCCTGCTGCTGCTCGGATTCGTGCTCGCCACCGGCGGGCCCCTCCTGCTGGCCCGGGCCCGCTGGGTCGACCGGGAACCGGTGCTGGCGCTGCTGGTCTGGCAGTGCCTGGTGGTGGCGGTGCTGCTGTGCTGCGCGCTGGGCCTGCTGCTCTCGGTCGCGGCCGCGCTGCCCGCCGTGCGCACCATGGTCTTCACCGGCGCGCCGCCCGGCGTGGAGGCCGCCTACGAGCTGGTCGACACCGAGGGCTGGGGCCGGCTGTGCGCGGCGCTGCTGGCGCTCGGCGGGGTGTGGACGGCGGTCTCGCTGGTCCGGGAGATCCGCGCGGCCCGGGCCCTGCGGGAGAGCCGGCATCGTGAACTGGCGCACCGGGCACCGGAACTGCCCGCCGGCATCGGGCTGCCGCCGGCCCGCCGGGAACGGCTGGTGGTGCTGGAGAACGGCCGCCCCGACGCCTGGTCGCTGCCCGGCCCGCAGTCCCGGCTGGTGGTCACCACGGGTGCGCTGCGCCGGTTGACCGACCGCGAGTTGGAGGCGGTGCTCAGTCATGAGCGCGGCCATGTGCGGGCCCGGCACCACTGGTTGTCGCAGGGCGCGCAGGCGCTTGCCGCGGGCTTCCCCAGGGTCGCGGTGTTCACCGCGTTCCGCGACCAGGTGGGCGAGTTGGTGGAGTTGGCGGCCGACGACCTGGCGGCCCGCCGGCACGGGCGGATGACCACGGCACACGCGATGGTCGAGATCAACGCCGGGCGCGGGGTGTTCGAGGGCTGCTCCGGGGCGCACGGGCCGGGCCAGTTGGCGCAGGCGCCGCGCCGGGTGGACCGGCTGCTGGCGGGCGAGCCGCGGCTGCCGGTGGGCACCCGGTTGCGGCTGACCCTGCTGGCCCTGGCCGCGCCGGCCACCGTGCTGCTGCTCGCGGCCGCGCCGGGGCTGGGTGCATTGCGTTAG
- a CDS encoding MarR family winged helix-turn-helix transcriptional regulator → MSDIDAAESADLVAAWRELLARHAATACALDRELGERFGLGMSEFEVLERLAETLGDCPGKLRVQELGEKVHLSQSALSRLIGRLEKGGLVERHMCTEDRRGVFVLLSDEGRQRYQEAKPLHRSVLRQTLVERQPSCG, encoded by the coding sequence GTGTCCGACATTGACGCGGCCGAGTCGGCCGACCTGGTCGCCGCCTGGCGCGAGCTGCTGGCTCGTCACGCGGCCACTGCCTGCGCCCTGGATCGTGAGCTGGGGGAGCGCTTCGGGCTCGGCATGAGCGAGTTCGAGGTGCTGGAGCGGCTGGCCGAGACGCTCGGCGACTGCCCCGGGAAGCTGCGGGTCCAGGAGCTCGGCGAGAAGGTGCATCTGAGCCAGAGTGCGCTCTCCCGGCTGATCGGCCGGCTGGAGAAGGGCGGCCTGGTCGAGCGCCACATGTGCACGGAGGACCGCCGGGGCGTCTTCGTGCTGCTTTCGGACGAGGGGCGGCAGCGCTACCAGGAGGCCAAGCCGCTGCACCGCTCGGTGCTGCGGCAGACCCTGGTGGAACGTCAACCAAGCTGCGGCTAG